Genomic segment of Posidoniimonas corsicana:
GATCCGGCTGGCCATTCCCGAATTCGACGGGCCGCTGGGCAGCACGCTCCGCAGCCCAGAGATGTCCACCGACACCGGCGGAGTTGTCCACGTCGAGGGCCTGCGGGCGGGCGAACACGAGTTTGAATTGGGGACGGACGGCGCCCGCTACAGGTTCGAGGTCCCCCCGCTTGGGTCGCCGACGCCAATCCCGGTCGATCTGCGGGTGCATGAGTAGGCCTTCGGACGCTGGCGTCGCGGCCCCGCATGCCCGACCCGAGACCTGGGGATTTGGGGCATCTTTGCGGGCGGATCAGGATTCAGATAAACTGCCTGTGTTGATCGTGCCGACTTCCCTGGATGGACACCAGGACTCCCCGCAGCCCATCCCCTCCGCCATGTTCCGCCGCGCCGACAAGCTGAAGCGTGCTATCGCCTGTGCGGCGGTGCTGCTGTCGTTGTCGACGCTGGCGCAGGGATCGGGGATGTTCTGCTACCTGGGCGCCTGCGGGGAGAGCGCTGTATCCCAGCTCGATGGCGAGCACTCGTGCTGCCAACGCGTGTCGGTTTGCCGGCAGGCTTGCTGCGGGGACGACCAGCAATCGGCCGCCCACTGCGACGACCCAGACAACCACCGGCACGACTCGTGCCCGTGCCCCGAACAGTGCTGGTGCCACGTCGCGCCGCAGCCGCTCGAGCCGCCGAAGACCTCCGCCCTGCCGGTGGAGCAGGCGCTGCAGGCAGTCTGCAACATCGACAACCCGCACGTTGGCGGCCCATGCCCCCAGCCCACAACCTCGACCCGCCGGGCGGCCCCGCCCGGCGTAGGCGACCAGCCGGCTTTGGCTCGGTGCGCCCAGCTCTGCCGGTTCTTGATCTGAGTCGCTGAACCGCGCCGGGTAGCAGGGACGGGCCTTCTGACCAGAGCCGCCCGGCCCGCCGGGTCGACTTGGATCGATCCCGGACCCCACCCGGCCCTCTGCACAAGCCCTCACAGGGCAGCGGTACGCGCGCAACGCGCCGCGCCGCCGCGACTCAACACCCGAACCAAGGACGAGATATGCATAACCGCTTTACCCGACTGGCCGCGGCGGCGACCCTGATCGCCTGCGTGCCGGCGGCCCCGGCCGCCCGGCCCACCGCCCCACCCAACGCAGCGATCACCATCACCGCCGAGAAGATGTGCTGCCAGGGCTGTGCGCGGAAGGTGTCCGGCAAGCTCTACACCGTCAAAGGAGTGAAGTCGGTGAGCGTCGACCTGCCGACCCACACGGTCACGGTCTCGCTCCCGCGGCAGGACATCGCCACCGTCGGCGCGCTGTGCGACGCGGTGCGGCAGGGCGTCGACGGCCCCGCCACGGTGACCACCGCCGCGGCGGCCTACAAGCTGGCGCCCGCCGAGTCCGACGACCAGGCCGCCGAGCTCAAGAAGATGGGCGGCACGCAGCGCGTCGTGATCGACAACCTGCACTGCCAGGGCTGCGCGCGGAAGATCGCGTCGCGGCTGTACACCATCAAGGGCGTGACCAAGGTCGAGGTCGACATGTCCCAAGAGACACTGACCGTCCGGACGCACGCGAAAGCGGAAATCTCGCCTTGGCAGACCGCCGCGGCCGTCGCGCAGGCCGGCGAACGCCCGATCGCCGTGACCGGCGCCTTCGGCAGGCTCACGATCGAGTACGCCGAGGCGGCCACGCCCAAGGACCACCAAGCCCAGAACCCCGTCAGCGGAGGCATCCAAAGATGAACGCCCGACTCGCAGCAACCTACCTGTTCCTGTCCGGGTGCGTCGGACTCGCCGGCTGCGGCGGCGACGCGCCCTCGACGTCCGCCAGCCTCACCCCGGTCAGCGTCGACGCCAGCCGCTATCTGCTCACCGAGGAGCCGGACGGCGCGGTCGGCGTGATCGACGCCAAGGAGTCCGCCGCAGACGGCGAGCCGCTGGTGCTGGTGGGCCGCATCGGCGGCGCCGCCAACCCATGGGTCGACGGACGCGCGGCCTTTACGCTGATCGACGCGTCCATGTCGGTGGTGGCCGACGGTCAGGAGTCTGCCGAGGGTGAGATCTGCACCGGCGACTGCTGCGCGACCGAGCGGCTGGGCTGCATTACGCTCGTGAAGTTTGTCGACGAGAACGGCCGGGTCTTGCCGGTCGACTCGCGCAAGCTGCTGGGCGTCGCCGCGGAGGACATGGTCGTGATCCGCGGCAAGGCGAAGAAGGACAAGAGCGGCAACTTCACGATGCTGGCCACCGGCCTGTACGCCCGCAAGTAACCCCGCCACCCGGCCAGCCATGCTCACCAAGCGACTACTCCCGTGGGACTACGGCGTGCGAAACCTGTTCCGCCGCCCGGCCCGCACTGCGCTCACGCTGGGCGGGCTGACCATCGTGGTGCTGCTGGTGCTGGTGGTGGTCGGCTTCATCCGCGGGCTGGAGCGGTCGCTCGCCGCGACCGGCAGCCCGGGCGTGGCGCTGGTGTACTCGCTGTCGTCGGCGGCGGACATCGAGAACTCTTCCATCCCCGGGCGGACCGCCACCCTGCTTTCCGCCAGCGTCGAAGGGGTGCGGCGGACCCACGGCGTGGAGTGCGTCTCGCCTGAGCTGTACCTCGGCACGCGGGTCCGGACCGCCGGGCTGCGGCAGCCGGGGATGGGTTTGGTGCGGGGCGTGACCACCTCGGCGCCGCTGGTGCGCGACCGGGTGCAGCTGATCGAGGGCGCGTGGCCCCAGGCCGGTGAGGTGCTGGCGGGCCGGCTGGCGCACTCGAAGCTCGGCGCTAGCGAACAGGACCTGCGGATCGGCCAGCAGATCGAGTTCGACGGCCAGACCTGGACCGTCAGCGGGCGGTTCGCGGCCGCGGGCTCGGCGTTCGAGTCCGAGGTGTGGGCGCCGCTAGCGGACCTGCAGACGGCGCTCAAGCGGCAGGACCTGAGCCTGGTGGCGGTCAAGATGCAGTCGCAGGACGCGATCGCCGACGTCGACATGTTCTGCCGCGAGCGGGTCGACCTGGAGCTCAAAGCGGTGGCCGAGACCGACTACTACGCGTCGCTGCAGAAGCACTACAAGCCGGTCCGCATGCTCGGCTGGGTGGTGGTGGCGCTGGTCGCCGGGTCCGGCGTGTTCGCCGGGCTCAACACGATGTACGGCGCCGTGGTGGGCCGCGTCCGCGAGCTGGCCACGCTGCAGGCCATCGGCTACCGGCGGCGGGCGATCCTGCTGACGCTGGTGCAGGAGGCCACCCTGCTGGCCTGCGCCGGCGCCCTAGGCGCCTGCCTGCTGGGCCTGCTGCTGGTGGACGGCCTGGCGGTGCGGTTCACGATGGGCGCGTTCATGCTGCGGGTCGACAGCGTCGGCATCGCGGTGGCGTGCGGCGTGGCGGCGTTGCTGGGGGTCATCGGCGCGCTGCCGCCGGCGGCCAAGGCGATGCGGCTGCCGGTGGTCGAGGCGATCAAGGCGATCTAACAAGGGAATCATGGCGACCAGCGCCCCACAACTCGACCTCAGCCAGCTTGCCGTCGACCGCGGCAAGCCAGCGCCCGCGCGGCTGCGGGTGCGTCGCGCCTGGCTCACGCGTTACGTGCTGCCCGCGGCGATCCTGTGCGGATTCCTGGCGCTGTTCGCGTGGGCCGCCCGCGACACGTTCCTGCCCGCCCAGCCGGTCACCATCACGCCGGTAGTGGTGAGCCGCGCCGAGGTGACCCAGGAGGGCGCGCCGCTGTTCCAGGCGGCCGGGTGGGTCGAGCCCCGCCCCACGCCCGTCGTGGCCGCGGCCCTGGCGCCCGGCGTCATCGACCAGATGCTGGTCGTCGAGGGTGACCAGGTGGAGCGCGGGCAGCCGGTCGCCAAGCTCATCGACGTCGACACTCGGCTCGAGCTGGCCAACGCCCGCTCGCAGCACAACCTGCAGCTCGCCGAGCTGGACCGCGCCCGCGCGAAGCTCACCGCCGCCGAGACCAACCTGGCCCAGCCGGTCGCCCTGCAGGCGAAGCTGGCCGAGTCGGACGCGCAGCTCGCCGAGACCGCGCGCGAGCTGAACAACCTGCCCTATGCGATTCAGGCGGCGCGCACCCAGCTCGAGCTGGCGGAGGTGAACGTCCGCCGCAAGGAGCAGGCCGGCGACGCCATCAGCGGCCGCCTGCTGCGAGAGGCCCGCGCCCAGCTCGAGACCGCCGCGAACGCGGTCAAGGAACTTGCCTCGCGTGAGCCCACGCTCCGCGTGCAGCGGGAGTCGCTCCAGCGCAAGCGGGACGCGGTCGCGTCGCAGCTCGAGCTGCTGACTGAGGAGCGGCGGGCCGTGGCCGAGGCCCAGGCGAGCGTCGCGGCGGCCGAGTCACGGGTCGAGCAAACCCGGCTTGCCGTGGAGGCCGCCGAGCTGCGGCTCGAGCGGATGGTCATCCGCTCGCCGATCGACGGCTGCGTGCTGAGCGTCAACGCCCACCCGGGCGAGTGGCTGTCGGATATCCGGTCGTCGTCGACCCACGGCGCCAGCGCGGTGGTGAGCCTGTACGACCCCAAGAGCCTGCAGGTGCGGGTGGACGTCCGGCTGGAGGACGTGCCGCAGGTGCAGATCGGGCAGCCGACCGAGATCGCCACCGCCGCGCTCGCCAAGCCGATCGCCGGCCGGGTGATCTCCGTGACGCCGCAGGCGGACATCCAGAAGAACACGCTGCAAGTGAAAGTCGCCGTGGCCGACCCGCCGGCGGTGATCAAGCCCGAGATGCTCGCCAAGGTGACGTTCCTGGCGCCGCCTACGCCAACCCAGGAGGACGAGGACGCGTCGCCGCCGCTGCGGCTGTTCGTGCCGCAGTCGCTGGTGTCGGCGGCCGACGGCGCATCCGCCGTGTGGGTGGTCGACCTGACCGAGGGCGTCGCCCGCCGTCGCCCGGTGCAGGTCGGACGCGGCGCCGCCGAGGACGGGCTGCTCGAAATCACCAGCGGCCTCTCCCCCACCGACAAGCTGATTGTCGGCGGCCGCGAGACGCTGACCGACGGCGCGCGGGTGCGGGTCGCGGGCGAGGACAACGGCGGCGCCACGACCAACCAGACCAGCTAGCCGAACCACCGACGAAGGAAACCTGCCATGTCGCTCGTCGACGTGCTCAACGTGACCAAGGAATACGCCAACGGCGAGGAGACCATCCGCCCGCTGGACGGGGTCAGCATGTCGATCGAGGAGGGCGACTACGTGTCGCTGATGGGCGCGAGCGGCTCGGGGAAGAGCACGCTGTTGAACCTGATCGCCGGCATCGACCAGGCCACCTCAGGCCAGATCATCGTCGACGGCGTGGACATCACCAAGCTCTCCCGGGGCAAACTTGCCGACTGGCGGGCGGCGCACATCGGCTACGTGTTCCAGACCCACAACCTGATCCCTGTGCTGACCGCCTACGAGAACGTCGAGCTGCCGCTGCTGCTGCTGCCGATGTCCGCCGCCGAACGCCGCAAACGGGTCGAGATCGCGCTGGAGGCGGTCGACCTCACCTCGCGGGCGTCACACTACCCGCGGCAGATGTCCG
This window contains:
- a CDS encoding heavy-metal-associated domain-containing protein — protein: MHNRFTRLAAAATLIACVPAAPAARPTAPPNAAITITAEKMCCQGCARKVSGKLYTVKGVKSVSVDLPTHTVTVSLPRQDIATVGALCDAVRQGVDGPATVTTAAAAYKLAPAESDDQAAELKKMGGTQRVVIDNLHCQGCARKIASRLYTIKGVTKVEVDMSQETLTVRTHAKAEISPWQTAAAVAQAGERPIAVTGAFGRLTIEYAEAATPKDHQAQNPVSGGIQR
- a CDS encoding efflux RND transporter periplasmic adaptor subunit, whose translation is MATSAPQLDLSQLAVDRGKPAPARLRVRRAWLTRYVLPAAILCGFLALFAWAARDTFLPAQPVTITPVVVSRAEVTQEGAPLFQAAGWVEPRPTPVVAAALAPGVIDQMLVVEGDQVERGQPVAKLIDVDTRLELANARSQHNLQLAELDRARAKLTAAETNLAQPVALQAKLAESDAQLAETARELNNLPYAIQAARTQLELAEVNVRRKEQAGDAISGRLLREARAQLETAANAVKELASREPTLRVQRESLQRKRDAVASQLELLTEERRAVAEAQASVAAAESRVEQTRLAVEAAELRLERMVIRSPIDGCVLSVNAHPGEWLSDIRSSSTHGASAVVSLYDPKSLQVRVDVRLEDVPQVQIGQPTEIATAALAKPIAGRVISVTPQADIQKNTLQVKVAVADPPAVIKPEMLAKVTFLAPPTPTQEDEDASPPLRLFVPQSLVSAADGASAVWVVDLTEGVARRRPVQVGRGAAEDGLLEITSGLSPTDKLIVGGRETLTDGARVRVAGEDNGGATTNQTS
- a CDS encoding ABC transporter ATP-binding protein, which translates into the protein MSLVDVLNVTKEYANGEETIRPLDGVSMSIEEGDYVSLMGASGSGKSTLLNLIAGIDQATSGQIIVDGVDITKLSRGKLADWRAAHIGYVFQTHNLIPVLTAYENVELPLLLLPMSAAERRKRVEIALEAVDLTSRASHYPRQMSGGQEQRVGIARAIVANPTVIVADEPTGSLDDETTEQVLDLLGRVNAELGMTLLMVTHDADAGARARRRIRLERGRLMENGKETKASALRTA
- a CDS encoding ABC transporter permease encodes the protein MLTKRLLPWDYGVRNLFRRPARTALTLGGLTIVVLLVLVVVGFIRGLERSLAATGSPGVALVYSLSSAADIENSSIPGRTATLLSASVEGVRRTHGVECVSPELYLGTRVRTAGLRQPGMGLVRGVTTSAPLVRDRVQLIEGAWPQAGEVLAGRLAHSKLGASEQDLRIGQQIEFDGQTWTVSGRFAAAGSAFESEVWAPLADLQTALKRQDLSLVAVKMQSQDAIADVDMFCRERVDLELKAVAETDYYASLQKHYKPVRMLGWVVVALVAGSGVFAGLNTMYGAVVGRVRELATLQAIGYRRRAILLTLVQEATLLACAGALGACLLGLLLVDGLAVRFTMGAFMLRVDSVGIAVACGVAALLGVIGALPPAAKAMRLPVVEAIKAI